tctcggggtgatattggtggttatagcgttaccggggattttagggtaacgagatatgaattattgatgtttgaggatgttgagattagcgggaattgggaagcgttaattataattaacgggttaagcgggaagtaccaattttgcccttagggtggctttagaggcttaagttgacacaaggggtattttggtctttttggagggatatatatgacttaagtgacttagaaagctgtagaataaacagagcaaaacaggggtttgcttcctccatacccgtacatcaccttcttcacttctcctttgagagttttgagttcttggtgggagttcaagctagggaaccttaagggctggattggagacttgatTTGGCTTGTGAGGGAGGCTCAAAAtcggtttcaaggtgagttttagcctttgtTTTCAGCTAgtactctgtttttgttttagTTTGTAATTCATGgagtttgatgtgggaagtgagaatcaaagggggttttggtgttggtttgattggggtttgatgtgagtgagctaaggggGTTATGTGGGGGTTTAGTTACATGTTTGAGGGAGGTTTTATGAGGGTTTAaaggtctggtttgagagggaattgcacagggagaaaaaactggttcgtgtggccgacttagccattctgggctgagcgccgcggcgcagcaggggagcgccgcggcccttggcgtttggcaggcagggagcctctctgtctggaggcgcgccgcggcgcaacaGAGGGGGGggcgcggcccttaaggccaattttgctaaaatgaggtttttggctcggggattcaaaccataggcctcggggttgaacctagtacccggttaggtagtatttgatgtctcgggggctgggatttggtttgggaaccctcggttatcatttttattgataaattctataatttggttatgaccaggtgaccgtcaaggattttaaaagttgatcgttctcaggggtcgttcatattataatcttcactcgaaccagaggtaagaaaacagtgtatgaatatagttgcaccctgtacaggtatatggcatgtatgatttgatatttgaggcatgctggttgatatatgtggacatggattgcatattaagtgctagtgaatgctgattacctgcttgagacactgactagtcagggaccgactttaaagtcgagaatcatgcattgaatggctctatagcattaatgccagaccgaccctagggtcgagaaacttacaagcgcttgcctggtctacgaccagatgactatagccaaggtgtatggccccggtgactgtttgtcacaaggctaagggacgttgtccatagtttcgactctagagtcgtgaggaatgttatgttggtgaccaatcaccatgcacttgtcctgatcaagcttatgtaagaaatcacctatcagttaagccctggtgaccctatcgtcacatggctagagggagcgatgctcattactgtgacttttggctattgccacctacttgttggactgatagtcctgaatggttattatgaacgttgttgatattatatcatgtcttgctatgttttcttgctgggccttggctcatgggtgctatgtggtgcaggtaaaggaaaggaaaagcttggccagccttgagtggagagcttgggcgatgtaatgtacatacagggccgcttggctgccacggtcaaggagttctcagagggactaggggtttaccctatttttgccgcttaggccggcggggattgtaaatttgaagctgtagcaactcttttgtattacgaactacttgtaaacattttaaaaggctcatgagcagtttatttacttaatgaaacgtaccctttcctttttattggtttttcaccttaacctgttaatggtacctagatcacgtttttaaccaaaggactcgggtagcgagtcaaatttccggttcaccgtaactgttctggggtaaccagggcgttacattgacgGCCCCTGAAGTTTGCTCCATAGCTCACAAAAGAAAAAGGTCTGATACCATATTAAGGAAAAGACTTTGAAAGAAAATGAATTGTAATTCTCATTAATCTCATAAAGAAATACAGGGTATTATTTGTATATTAAGGCTAACGAGTGTTAGCAATTAATACAAGAAAGGTTGTTGAGTAACAACCTCTAACAAAAATAACAAACACAATTAACAGAACCAACTAACTTTTAACCGACTCTTTAATAGTGCATATATCAAATTGACCGTGTAATATTATAACCAAGGTCTCCTCCACTTGGAAATTTATGATTTTCCATACATAATTTTATTGTGAGCTTAACTATAACAAGTGGGATAGTGCAAAAATTTGTGAACGTTGTAGTTAGCTGTCTCTTAAAACAAATATGTTATTTAGGATTTTTTCCTAACTATGACAAATACATTATTGTGCTCTTGAATTTTTCGAATAGTTAAAAATTACTTTTAAACTAAGTAAAATTTATGTTAATTTTCATCCTATATGGTTATCGGATTACTGACTTGTCatgtatattttaaaataaaaaataatttgaaattaaaatattatttcttataaaatattaaaattcaaaaattcaaaaaaaatattttttcttttaattccaaaaagattaattttttttgataaattcttaaaagattaattaaagaatttttttttaaatattaaaacaaaatcaaaaaataatcttttttatttttacaaaacttaaactaatctaatttaaaatttattaattccatcgttaataaaaataaataatttaattttactaATAATACACATGATTtttagtttattattttaatatttgaaaattttattaaaaaaattaatcttttaagaattaaaaagaataattatattttttgaattatttttaattttaataatttataaaaattgtAAATTATACATATGACACGATAAATCAACAATCTATTAGCCACATAAGATAAAACTTAACTCAAATAAATGCACAGCTCTAAAAAATACCAAATAGGCAAACACATATTaactgttaaaaaaaaaaaaaaaacatactaaTGGTAATGGAAGTGATTGGCCCGTCTTTTCACTTATCTAGAATCTTACATATCTTATACTCTTTATTACCAATTCTACACTCAATACCAGTGAATTTACTAGTAAAAATGCATTTCTTCGACGAGGCCGCAACCGTGcctcttctttcttcttgaaCCGCACTCCTCAAGGAATGGTCGATGTCACCAGATGCCCAAGCAATGGAAATGTGAGGACGTGGATCCTATAACAAACATGAAACATCCAATGTTATGGAGTGACCTAAGAAAAATTAGAAATATTATCCCCAAAATAATAAGCTCCAAGTAAGGAAGTTCAGATTTTAGTTAAAGCTAAGACTTTGTGCAGATAATATTCACAGCAAAGCTAACCTTGTAAAATTCAGGAAGATTATGAAGCTTATAAACCTCATTGACGGCTTGAATCTGCTTTGTTATCTGAAATTAAGTGAACCCAAAGATAAGCTTCAAACCAGTTGCAATACAATAACCAGAGTTTCTCCCAAATGATTTGGCAACTAAAAAACTAGCAACCACGATAGTTATATAGAGAGTAATTGATCACTTCAAGGCAAATAAGTGAAAAGGAGAAGTTTATGTCATTCTATATCCAGAGACTATTCAGTTGTTAGCATACCTCAGCTAATCCCGTTGTAGTAACTTCCATTGACAAAAAGGTTCGGGTGTGATCATCATTGAGAAAAACCTCCCATTTACTAAAATCAATCCAATACCTGAATCAAATTCACATAATGGGTCATGTAAACTTCAGCTGTACTACAATTCACAAAGAAGAAAAACGAGAAAGATGTACTCTAACCTCCTTTGAAACTGAAGCTTCTGACGAAGCATAGCCACCACCGAGTCAATCTGGTGAACTCGGATTGGAACAGTCCTACCTAAGCTTATATGAAATTCCCTCCCTAAAGCAACTTGTTCAAGCTTATTATCATCTTTGGCAATAATGTCAAGTGGGATATCAACGTCGACCACGTAAAGACCAGGCACAAGACGAGACAATTTCTTCAAGAACAAAGCCAGCTCCTTTTTTGGCGCAGATGGTATATAAACTATAAACACAATATTTAGTATAGTTAAATACTCAGCAAATACCTTTGATAATTGATATCCAATGACTTATTTCAAAGTAGTTGAAGAAATTAGGTTTAACCCAACCTGGGATATAGACATGTAAAGCGTAATTCCCTTCGACATGAGGAAATGTCCTAACTCTGCCGGGCTGTTCTCCAGGAGAAAAATCAAGACCTCCTTCACAGTCAAAACAACAAACATTTGGTGGGTGATACCCGAAAGGACCGATAAAATtaagattgaagaaaaagtaagaAGTAGTGGGAATTGATAATTACTGATGGAATTCGGGGGAATAAGGAGAGAAACCGGGGGCGGAGGAAGAGAAGTTAATTCCGGGTGAGTAGAAGACGTTGGAGGCTGACATGGGGTTGCCGACTCGGAGTCGGATTCCGACGATGCGTCTCCATAAGAGGCTATCAAAGCCTCCATACTATTATCTCTTGCTCGGAATTGAACCAAATGTATGGTATTTACATGATTGCCATTGCCGTGGGTGGTGGAGGCTGCTTTTTATTGGACTTTTGTGTTCAAGTTATGCAAATGCATCATGATTTGCTATGAAACTTAGAAATAATGAGGGTGTTTGGCACATTaattaaaaaactgttttttgtttttaaaagctaaaaacagttttttgaaaacaaatggagtgtttggtattgtttttagaaaataatttttaaaaacaaagttacaaaaaacagaaaattttgagaacaagaaaaagttgttttctgttgttctcaaattttctcacttcttatttttcatcattttttctttcaaattattttatctcattatttattacaaacttttaaaatatttttctcttcgtaaatatatttattaattttttatttaagatttaaaaaaaataaaactaaaaaattatttttagaaaacattaaccaaacacctcttgttttttaaaaactacaaaaacagttttttattctcatttctgaaaacataattttgaaaacaaaaaacagagaacaataccaaacatatttttacttAATTTgcatcaaatttaaaaaatattttatttcagtaaatattttttctttttctttattgctatttttttttaacaaatttgaCAAAACGTTCATGGATGGAAAACATGGAGTCCACAGGACATAATATAGGTCATCATTATGGtcatataatacattttgaaatTTCTTCCAATTAAGAAACATTTTTTTCTATGTAAATTGTATATTTAGCCGGACTATGAGTAGCTGTATTATTATTATGCAACACATAAGTTAGACATAACTGTATTACTATTCTGTTACACATAAGCTAGACATACACCTAAAAAGACAGATAATAATAATCTAATGTTCCTAATAAGATAACTACATTGGAATAATAAAGTCTTAGAAGAGAGAAAAATGTAGACAACAACCTCTAAATCACTctcaataattaaaataaaaaaactaagcTCTAAACATCAAGACAAAGCAAAAGAAATGGCCAAAGCCTCATCATTCGATGACAAGAAACTAGTAAACTGCTTCGCCAAAGATGGCAAATGAAAACCTTTCGAATCACTAACTATTGCACCGAAACCAACCAAGCTATTCTCAAGATTAATTGTTGAATCCACATTCAGCTTGAGAGAGCTTGAGCGTGGGGCTGTCCATAAGAAGACTGGGGTCACCCGAGCTTGAGGTAAACCAAAGTGGTGTTAAAATAGCTAAGCTCTTAGCCAAGACTCATAATATTGAAGTGCCCAATAAAGAAGAATAGAACCAGTACGAAAATGAGAGCCATGTTTCACCTTATTCTGCTCTCCCCAAATAGTCCAAACATAAATGAGAATTGTAGCAAAATTAGAAGGGGACAAAGAGGAAAGTATAGCTTGCAAAGTACCAACAATACTCAGGATAGTGTATGCTTAATGAGACTCCAAAACCTTGTCAACCTCCAAACTTGAAAAGACAAAGGACAAAGGAAGAGAGCATGTAAGACATTGTCGTGGCGCCAaccacaataagaataagagccAACACACGGAACAAGATGAGCCTGAAGAGAATTAGCAGTTGGAATGATACCATGACAAACACGCCAAGAGAACAACTTGACTTTCTTCGGACGTTTCAAGGACCATAGGGTACGCCACCGTTGGGAAATAGGCTGAGTAGaagaagaggaaggagaagtgaGGCTTGAAACAACTAGATGATAACCACTTTTGACCGAGTATACCCCTGAGTCCTCATAATGCCAACAAACCTGAACTTcagaaatttaaatttagaatAATAAACAACAAAAACACTACAGGAATAGTTGAATTTATTCAGAAATACACAACACTTGAATCAAAGACAGAGAAACACCAAAACAGGACAAGAAATAGTTGAATTTTCAAAATTGTAGGACACTAGTCAAAGCAAACATAGAtaaaacaaaatatttaataactaATTGTAAATAATATAAGAAGAGAAACTGAGAGAAGGGAGGTAGTAGAAAAGAACTGCATAGCCAAACCATTGGACCAGTAGCAGGAGGACCGCAAAACACTTTGctggaaataaaataaaaaacatgtgGTGATACATAAGAGAAAAGGATAAGAACTTGTTAAGGACACAGTAAAAAAGCACGAGAGAAAACAttagatgaataaaataaagTGAAAGGTAATGTATACACATGGACATAATCTAACTAGGATAGGCAAAACAATAGATTCACACAGAGACATAATGTATATAAATAGATATAGATGGGTATGCATATGAAGTGAGTAAATATGTGAAATTTAAAAGGAAAATATATACAGCAATAGTATTCGTGGGATTCATAGAACCATTAGCTATATGATTTAACTCTTGAAACCAAAAAATGATTACTGGTTAATCATAGTTATAAGAATATCATAACACTTAACTAACTAATTTAAAAACCAATCAAAATCCAAACAGAGATGTTTCCTTAGTAGTGTCCAGATGCAAATCTGAATAATAAGATATTATCACAATTATcagtatttttaattatataatattaacaactttattaaattatattttatttaaaaagaagTGAAAATATTCAAATACAAAACATGATTAATATATTAGTCTCCAAC
This genomic interval from Humulus lupulus chromosome 8, drHumLupu1.1, whole genome shotgun sequence contains the following:
- the LOC133798074 gene encoding uncharacterized protein LOC133798074; this translates as MEALIASYGDASSESDSESATPCQPPTSSTHPELTSLPPPPVSLLIPPNSIRGLDFSPGEQPGRVRTFPHVEGNYALHVYIPVYIPSAPKKELALFLKKLSRLVPGLYVVDVDIPLDIIAKDDNKLEQVALGREFHISLGRTVPIRVHQIDSVVAMLRQKLQFQRRYWIDFSKWEVFLNDDHTRTFLSMEVTTTGLAEITKQIQAVNEVYKLHNLPEFYKDPRPHISIAWASGDIDHSLRSAVQEERRGTVAASSKKCIFTSKFTGIECRIGNKEYKICKILDK